The following coding sequences are from one Pseudomonas oryzae window:
- a CDS encoding thiopurine S-methyltransferase, translating into MHEEFWQARWARNEIGFHRSEVNPLLPRHWPAVGLAPGSEVLVPLCGKSLDMPWLAAHGYPVLGVELAEKAVQDFFAEQGLTAEARDDGLLRRYQAEGIALLHGDLFAVTVQQAAGCRGYYDRAALIALPPEMRRRYVAHLTALLPSGCVGLLATLDYPQEQRQGPPFAVSDAEVRELYGEGWLIELLEDEDVLAENAGFLALGVSSLRERVYRLIRR; encoded by the coding sequence ATGCACGAGGAGTTCTGGCAGGCGCGCTGGGCGCGCAACGAGATCGGCTTCCACCGCAGCGAGGTGAATCCGCTGTTGCCGCGTCACTGGCCGGCAGTGGGACTGGCGCCGGGCAGCGAGGTGCTGGTGCCTCTGTGCGGCAAGAGCCTGGACATGCCCTGGCTGGCCGCCCACGGCTATCCGGTGCTGGGCGTGGAGCTGGCCGAGAAGGCGGTGCAGGACTTCTTCGCCGAGCAGGGCCTCACCGCCGAGGCGCGCGACGATGGCCTGCTGCGCCGCTACCAGGCCGAAGGCATCGCCCTGCTGCACGGCGACTTGTTCGCCGTGACCGTGCAGCAGGCCGCCGGCTGCCGTGGCTATTACGATCGCGCGGCGCTGATCGCGCTGCCGCCGGAGATGCGCCGGCGTTACGTCGCCCACCTGACCGCGCTGCTGCCCTCCGGCTGTGTGGGGCTGCTGGCGACCCTCGACTATCCGCAGGAGCAGCGCCAGGGTCCGCCCTTCGCGGTGAGCGATGCCGAGGTGCGCGAACTGTATGGCGAGGGTTGGCTGATCGAGCTGCTCGAGGACGAGGATGTGCTGGCCGAGAACGCCGGCTTCCTGGCGCTCGGGGTGAGCAGTCTGCGCGAGCGCGTCTACCGGCTGATCCGCCGCTGA
- a CDS encoding LysR substrate-binding domain-containing protein, which translates to MSYPSIDSELLRTFVAIADHGGFTRAAEAVNRTQSAVSMQMKRLEEDVLQHSLFERDGRQVRLTAEGQVLLGYARRILKLQGELLSTLREPHMVGAVRIGTPDDYVMRFLPGILSRFAQSHPLVQVEVHCEPSAQLLQRQDLDFSIVTRQPGSEIGQLLRQERFVWAEARGFSPHEQSPMPLAMFNSDCFCRAWACNALDALGHPYRIAYTSPSLSAILAVVSAGLAVTAQLQSLIPPDLRILGEAEGLPALPATSIVLLRRPGSESPVTDTLAEHIAEGFRL; encoded by the coding sequence ATGAGCTATCCGAGCATCGATAGCGAACTGCTGCGTACCTTCGTCGCCATTGCCGACCATGGCGGCTTCACCCGCGCGGCCGAGGCGGTCAACCGCACCCAGTCGGCGGTGAGCATGCAGATGAAGCGTCTGGAGGAAGACGTGCTGCAGCACTCACTGTTCGAGCGCGACGGTCGCCAGGTGCGGCTGACCGCTGAGGGCCAGGTGCTGCTCGGCTACGCCCGGCGCATCCTCAAGCTGCAGGGCGAGCTGCTCAGCACGCTGCGCGAGCCGCACATGGTCGGCGCGGTGCGCATCGGCACCCCGGACGACTACGTGATGCGCTTCCTGCCGGGCATCCTGTCGCGCTTCGCGCAGAGCCACCCGCTGGTGCAAGTCGAGGTGCATTGCGAGCCGTCGGCCCAGCTGCTGCAGCGCCAGGACCTCGACTTCAGCATCGTCACCCGCCAGCCGGGCAGCGAGATCGGCCAGCTGCTGCGCCAGGAGCGCTTCGTCTGGGCCGAGGCGCGCGGCTTCAGCCCCCATGAGCAATCGCCGATGCCACTGGCGATGTTCAACAGCGACTGCTTCTGCCGGGCCTGGGCCTGCAACGCCCTGGATGCCCTCGGCCACCCCTACCGCATCGCCTACACCAGCCCCAGCCTGTCGGCGATCCTCGCCGTGGTCAGCGCCGGCCTGGCGGTCACCGCCCAGCTGCAGAGCCTGATCCCCCCCGACCTGCGCATCCTCGGCGAGGCCGAGGGGCTGCCGGCATTGCCGGCCACCAGCATCGTGCTGCTGCGCCGGCCGGGCTCGGAGTCGCCGGTCACCGACACCCTGGCCGAGCACATCGCCGAGGGCTTCAGGCTCTGA
- a CDS encoding sulfite exporter TauE/SafE family protein encodes MTFLQFFLDIGLGVALGALGGLFGIGGGLLAIPALGLLFGLDQQLAQGTALVMVVPNVLLALWRYHQRNRIDWRHALLLGATSFCLAWIGAALAVGLDAEAMRRGFVGFLLALAAWNLIQMLLRPATSGGGLERSWPWLGVLGSGSGLVGGLFGVGGAVVATPVLTLGFGVSQVVAQGLSLALAAPSTAVALVTYGVHGQVDWLLGLPLALGGLLAIGWGVKLAHVLPQPLLRGLFSLFLLLCAALLGLRA; translated from the coding sequence ATGACTTTCTTGCAGTTCTTTCTCGACATCGGCCTGGGCGTGGCGCTCGGTGCACTGGGCGGTCTGTTCGGCATCGGTGGCGGCCTGCTTGCCATTCCGGCGCTGGGGTTGCTGTTCGGCCTCGATCAGCAACTGGCCCAGGGCACGGCGCTGGTGATGGTGGTACCCAACGTGCTGCTGGCGCTGTGGCGCTACCACCAGCGCAACCGCATCGACTGGCGGCATGCGCTGCTGCTCGGGGCGACGTCGTTCTGCCTGGCGTGGATCGGCGCTGCCCTGGCGGTCGGGCTGGATGCCGAGGCGATGCGCCGTGGCTTCGTCGGCTTCCTGCTGGCGCTGGCGGCCTGGAACCTGATCCAGATGCTTCTTCGCCCCGCTACCAGCGGCGGCGGCCTGGAGCGCTCCTGGCCGTGGCTGGGCGTGCTCGGCAGCGGCTCCGGGCTGGTCGGCGGACTGTTCGGTGTCGGTGGTGCGGTGGTGGCCACGCCGGTACTGACCCTGGGCTTCGGCGTCAGCCAGGTGGTGGCGCAGGGACTTTCGCTGGCGCTGGCGGCGCCCAGCACGGCGGTGGCGCTGGTGACCTATGGCGTCCACGGTCAGGTCGACTGGCTGCTCGGCCTGCCGCTGGCCCTCGGCGGCCTGCTCGCCATCGGCTGGGGGGTGAAGCTGGCCCACGTCCTGCCACAGCCGTTGCTGCGCGGTCTGTTCAGCCTGTTCCTGCTGCTCTGCGCCGCGCTGCTCGGCCTCAGAGCCTGA
- the earP gene encoding elongation factor P maturation arginine rhamnosyltransferase EarP → MASWDIFCSVVDNYGDIGVTWRLARQLAAEHGHQVRLWVDEPAAFVALCPQADAGLARQLVAGVEVGHWAADWQPQALADVVIEAFGCTLPEAQVAAMRTAERQPLWLNLEYLSAEDWVVGCHGLPSPQGQGLRKYFFFPGFVAGTGGLLRERDLLARRQAFQADEAARRAFLAGVGVTLQAQARLISLFAYENPGLGEWLDALAADAQPTQLLVPRGRILGDLRQWLGETAELEPGFVARRGNLQLQVLPFVSQDDYDRLLWCCDFNAVRGEDSFVRAQWAGRPMLWHIYPQEEDAHWDKLEAFLALYRQGLSAEAGQALLQLWRAWNAGAGMGEAWRAAQRHWPEWREHAQGWCAEQASRPDLAAALEQFYQNSLSCAA, encoded by the coding sequence ATGGCGAGCTGGGACATTTTCTGCAGTGTGGTGGACAACTACGGCGACATCGGGGTGACCTGGCGGCTGGCGCGGCAGCTGGCGGCCGAGCATGGGCACCAGGTGCGCCTGTGGGTCGACGAGCCGGCAGCTTTTGTCGCGCTCTGCCCCCAGGCCGATGCCGGGCTGGCCCGCCAACTGGTGGCCGGGGTGGAGGTCGGCCACTGGGCGGCGGACTGGCAGCCCCAGGCTCTGGCCGACGTGGTGATCGAAGCCTTCGGCTGCACGCTGCCGGAGGCCCAGGTGGCAGCCATGCGCACCGCCGAGCGGCAGCCGTTGTGGCTGAATCTAGAGTATCTCAGCGCCGAGGACTGGGTGGTCGGCTGTCATGGTCTGCCATCACCCCAGGGCCAGGGGCTGCGCAAGTACTTCTTCTTTCCCGGTTTCGTCGCCGGTACCGGTGGCCTGCTGCGCGAACGTGACCTTTTGGCGCGGCGTCAGGCGTTCCAGGCCGATGAAGCGGCGCGGCGCGCGTTTCTCGCCGGCGTCGGAGTCACGCTGCAGGCGCAGGCGCGGCTGATCTCGCTGTTCGCCTATGAGAATCCCGGCCTCGGCGAATGGCTGGATGCCCTGGCCGCCGACGCGCAGCCGACCCAGTTGCTGGTGCCACGCGGGCGCATTCTCGGCGATCTGCGCCAGTGGCTGGGCGAGACGGCAGAGCTGGAGCCGGGGTTCGTCGCTCGCCGCGGCAACCTGCAGTTGCAGGTGCTGCCGTTCGTGTCCCAGGACGATTACGACCGCCTGCTGTGGTGCTGCGATTTCAATGCGGTGCGCGGCGAGGACTCCTTCGTGCGTGCGCAGTGGGCGGGGCGGCCGATGCTCTGGCACATCTACCCGCAGGAGGAGGATGCCCACTGGGACAAGCTGGAGGCGTTCCTGGCGCTGTACCGGCAGGGCTTGTCCGCGGAGGCGGGGCAGGCGCTGCTGCAATTGTGGCGGGCGTGGAATGCCGGGGCGGGAATGGGGGAAGCCTGGCGGGCGGCGCAGCGGCACTGGCCGGAGTGGCGGGAGCATGCGCAGGGCTGGTGCGCGGAGCAGGCCTCTCGTCCTGATCTTGCCGCTGCGCTGGAACAGTTTTACCAAAATTCGCTATCATGTGCGGCTTAG
- a CDS encoding DUF1127 domain-containing protein — translation MKGQVKWVGSDWQRVGDARPAWWRRVWQRIVRWRQLARQRRQLAMLSDVALKDIGLSRADIWEETQRPFWDDDR, via the coding sequence ATGAAAGGGCAAGTGAAGTGGGTGGGCAGTGACTGGCAGAGGGTGGGAGACGCGCGTCCGGCCTGGTGGCGGCGGGTGTGGCAGCGGATCGTGCGCTGGCGGCAACTGGCGCGCCAGCGCCGCCAGCTGGCCATGCTGAGCGACGTGGCGCTCAAGGACATCGGCCTGAGCCGCGCGGACATCTGGGAGGAAACGCAGCGGCCGTTCTGGGACGACGACCGCTGA
- a CDS encoding DODA-type extradiol aromatic ring-opening family dioxygenase, translated as MLPSLFISHGSPMVALQPGDTGRALARLAGELPRPQAILVVSAHWETADLRLTSAPQQQAWHDFYGFPPPLYALQYAPPGAPELAREIAGLLEDVGLPTQLDPQRPLDHGAWVPLRLMYPAADIPVLQLSLPSHQGPALQTRIGRALADLRARGILLIGSGSITHNLRELDWDAGPEVVEPWAREFRDWLAARLAADDESALHDYRHQAPWAVRSHPSDEHLLPLFFARGAGGAFKVEYEGYSKATIAMDIYRFD; from the coding sequence ATGCTGCCCAGTCTGTTCATTTCCCACGGCTCGCCGATGGTCGCCCTGCAGCCCGGCGACACCGGCCGCGCCCTCGCCCGCCTGGCCGGCGAGCTGCCCAGGCCGCAGGCCATCCTGGTGGTCTCCGCACACTGGGAAACCGCCGACCTGCGCCTGACCTCGGCCCCGCAGCAGCAGGCCTGGCACGACTTCTACGGTTTCCCGCCGCCGCTCTACGCCCTGCAGTACGCGCCGCCCGGCGCGCCCGAACTGGCCCGGGAGATCGCCGGACTGCTGGAGGACGTCGGCCTGCCGACGCAGCTCGACCCGCAGCGCCCGCTGGATCACGGTGCCTGGGTGCCGCTGCGGCTGATGTATCCCGCGGCCGACATCCCGGTGCTGCAGCTCTCCCTGCCCAGCCACCAGGGCCCGGCCCTGCAGACCCGCATCGGCCGCGCGCTCGCCGACCTGCGCGCACGCGGCATCCTGCTGATCGGCTCGGGCAGCATCACCCACAACCTGCGCGAACTGGACTGGGACGCCGGCCCGGAGGTGGTCGAGCCCTGGGCCCGCGAGTTCCGCGACTGGCTGGCCGCCCGCCTCGCGGCAGACGACGAGAGCGCCCTGCACGACTACCGTCACCAGGCGCCCTGGGCGGTGCGCAGCCACCCCAGCGACGAGCACCTGCTGCCGCTGTTCTTCGCCCGCGGTGCCGGCGGCGCGTTCAAGGTGGAGTACGAGGGCTACAGCAAGGCGACCATCGCCATGGATATCTACCGCTTCGACTGA
- a CDS encoding EamA family transporter encodes MPTTVFPRHLAVLILAGLACTFAGNHIAARIAFDQGAGLLLAILCRSGGTFLVLAALVAWRRESMLLTSRVWGWQVLLGLLLAVQSFCIYSAVMRIPVGLALLVVNLSPILLALLTWMLGGPRPSRSAALIMGIILLGLMLVLDVPARLAERGAEDGVWLQGVLFSLTAAAVFACALWVTEHRLSAMPGAVRSMLAMGVVFAASALAGLSGALPGGVSLPAAASGWLALLCLVLLYGSAFSALFICMPKLDIARNAPVMNVEPVAGMLFGWLILDQRLDALQVVGGLVVIGGIVLLAYRR; translated from the coding sequence ATGCCCACCACCGTCTTCCCGCGCCACCTCGCCGTACTGATCCTGGCCGGCCTGGCCTGTACCTTTGCCGGCAACCACATCGCCGCGCGCATCGCCTTCGACCAGGGCGCGGGTCTGCTGCTGGCGATCCTCTGTCGCTCGGGCGGCACCTTTCTGGTCCTGGCCGCGCTGGTGGCATGGCGACGCGAGTCGATGCTGCTGACATCCCGGGTATGGGGCTGGCAGGTGCTGCTGGGCTTACTGCTGGCCGTGCAGAGCTTCTGCATCTATTCGGCGGTGATGCGCATTCCGGTCGGCCTGGCCCTGCTGGTGGTGAATCTCTCGCCCATTCTGCTGGCCCTGCTCACCTGGATGCTGGGCGGCCCGCGCCCCAGCCGGAGCGCGGCGCTGATCATGGGCATCATCCTGCTCGGGCTGATGCTGGTGCTGGATGTTCCGGCGCGCCTCGCTGAGCGGGGGGCGGAGGATGGCGTCTGGCTGCAAGGCGTGCTGTTCAGTCTCACCGCCGCAGCGGTATTCGCCTGCGCCCTGTGGGTCACCGAGCATCGTCTTTCCGCCATGCCCGGGGCGGTGCGCAGCATGCTGGCGATGGGCGTGGTGTTCGCCGCCTCGGCACTGGCCGGTCTCAGCGGGGCGTTGCCGGGCGGAGTGTCGCTCCCCGCGGCTGCGAGCGGCTGGCTGGCGCTGCTGTGCCTGGTGCTGCTCTACGGCAGCGCCTTCTCCGCGCTGTTCATCTGCATGCCGAAACTGGACATCGCGCGCAATGCGCCGGTGATGAACGTGGAGCCGGTGGCCGGCATGCTGTTCGGCTGGCTGATCCTCGACCAGCGTCTCGATGCGCTACAGGTGGTGGGCGGCCTGGTGGTGATCGGCGGCATTGTCCTGCTGGCCTATCGGCGATGA
- a CDS encoding class II 3-deoxy-7-phosphoheptulonate synthase has translation MSNAWNPASWRSKPIQQQPVYPDAEHLARVERTLAGYPPLVFAGEARELRRQFAEVTQGQAFLLQGGDCAESFAEFSAAKIRDTFKVLLQMAIAMTFAAGCPVVKVGRMAGQFAKPRSSGEETVDGVTLPAYRGDIVNGIGFDEKSRVPDPERLLQAYHQSTASLNLLRAFAQGGFADLHQVHQWNLDFIANAELNDKYGQLADRIDETLAFMRACGLENAPQLRETSFFTAHEALLLNYEQAFVRQDSLTGGWYDCSAHMLWIGDRTRQLDGAHVEFLRGVGNPIGVKVGPSMDTDELLRLIDILNPDNDPGRLNLIVRMGADKIGAHLPRLIRAVEDEGRLVLWSSDPMHGNTIKASSGYKTRDFAQVLHEVKQFFQVHQAEGSYAGGIHIEMTGQNVTECIGGTRPVTEAGLSDRYHTHCDPRLNADQSLELAFLIADTLKQVRR, from the coding sequence ATGAGCAACGCCTGGAACCCCGCCAGCTGGAGAAGCAAGCCGATCCAGCAGCAACCCGTCTACCCCGATGCCGAGCATCTGGCGCGCGTCGAGCGAACCCTGGCCGGCTATCCGCCGCTGGTGTTCGCCGGCGAAGCCCGCGAGCTGCGCCGGCAGTTCGCCGAGGTCACCCAGGGTCAGGCGTTCCTGCTGCAGGGCGGCGACTGCGCCGAGAGCTTCGCCGAGTTCTCCGCCGCCAAGATCCGCGACACCTTCAAGGTGCTGCTGCAGATGGCCATCGCCATGACCTTCGCCGCCGGCTGCCCGGTGGTCAAGGTCGGCCGCATGGCAGGCCAGTTCGCCAAGCCGCGCTCCTCGGGCGAGGAGACCGTCGACGGCGTCACCCTGCCCGCCTACCGCGGCGACATCGTCAACGGCATCGGCTTCGACGAGAAGAGCCGCGTGCCGGACCCGGAGCGCCTGCTGCAGGCCTACCACCAGTCCACCGCCAGCCTCAACCTGCTGCGCGCCTTCGCCCAGGGCGGCTTCGCCGACCTGCACCAGGTGCACCAGTGGAACCTCGACTTCATCGCCAACGCCGAGCTGAACGACAAGTACGGCCAGCTCGCCGACCGCATCGACGAGACCCTGGCGTTCATGCGCGCCTGCGGCCTGGAGAACGCGCCGCAGCTGCGCGAGACCAGCTTCTTCACCGCCCACGAGGCGTTGCTGCTCAACTACGAGCAGGCATTTGTGCGCCAGGACAGCCTGACCGGCGGCTGGTACGACTGCTCGGCGCACATGCTGTGGATCGGCGACCGCACCCGCCAGCTGGACGGCGCCCACGTCGAGTTCCTGCGCGGCGTCGGCAACCCGATCGGGGTCAAGGTCGGCCCGAGCATGGACACCGACGAACTGCTGCGCCTGATCGACATCCTCAACCCGGACAACGACCCGGGCCGCCTCAACCTGATCGTGCGCATGGGCGCCGACAAGATCGGCGCACACCTGCCGCGCCTGATCCGCGCGGTGGAGGACGAGGGCCGCCTGGTGCTGTGGAGCTCCGATCCGATGCACGGCAACACCATCAAGGCCTCCAGCGGCTACAAGACCCGCGACTTCGCCCAAGTGCTGCACGAGGTGAAGCAGTTCTTCCAAGTCCACCAGGCCGAAGGCAGCTACGCCGGCGGCATCCACATCGAGATGACCGGACAGAACGTCACCGAATGCATCGGTGGCACCCGCCCGGTCACCGAGGCCGGCCTGTCCGACCGCTACCACACCCACTGCGACCCGCGCCTGAACGCCGACCAGTCGCTGGAGCTGGCCTTCCTGATCGCCGACACCCTCAAGCAGGTGCGGCGCTGA
- a CDS encoding LysR family transcriptional regulator, producing MQPDALTHQLDLFLDVLACGSFSAAARRQQLTPSAVARRIDALEQALGSRLFQRSTHAVRATPAGLAFAERARRILDELRQARAEAVSLSNAPEGLIRIDAPAPFGRRHLAPAIAEFLVAWPGVDVQLRLIDSFVDLQGEHLGQVDLVLRIGPLADSRLVATPLAPMRRIACASPEYLRRRGTPTDPGHLPEHDGLDWDALSPPYAWRFEVDGQSRLIRPGRLRMTANNAETLLFAALAGLGIAHLPTWLISDHLLRGELVPLFCDAGLPPAEPSGVYALRLPQPAASRTRLLLEFLKDRFGPLPPWDLALQAGFGR from the coding sequence ATGCAGCCCGACGCACTGACCCATCAGCTCGACCTGTTCCTCGACGTGCTGGCCTGCGGCAGCTTCTCCGCCGCCGCCCGCCGTCAGCAGCTCACGCCCTCGGCGGTGGCGCGGCGCATCGACGCCCTCGAACAGGCCCTCGGCAGTCGCCTGTTCCAGCGCAGCACCCACGCGGTCCGGGCCACCCCGGCGGGCCTCGCCTTCGCCGAGCGCGCCCGGCGCATCCTCGACGAGCTGCGTCAGGCGCGCGCCGAGGCGGTATCGCTGAGCAACGCGCCGGAAGGGCTGATCCGCATCGACGCCCCGGCCCCCTTCGGCCGCCGCCACCTGGCCCCGGCGATCGCCGAATTCCTGGTCGCCTGGCCGGGGGTGGACGTGCAGTTGCGCCTGATCGACAGTTTCGTCGACCTGCAGGGCGAGCACCTCGGCCAGGTCGACCTGGTGCTGCGTATCGGCCCGCTGGCCGACAGTCGGCTGGTGGCCACGCCGCTGGCACCGATGCGCCGCATCGCCTGCGCCAGCCCGGAGTACCTGAGACGCCGCGGCACGCCGACCGATCCCGGACATCTGCCCGAGCACGACGGCCTCGACTGGGACGCCCTCTCCCCGCCCTACGCCTGGCGCTTCGAGGTGGACGGCCAGAGCCGCCTGATCCGTCCCGGCCGCCTGCGGATGACCGCCAACAACGCGGAAACCCTGCTGTTCGCCGCACTGGCCGGTCTCGGCATCGCCCATCTGCCGACCTGGCTGATCAGCGACCACCTGCTGCGCGGCGAGCTGGTACCGCTGTTCTGCGATGCCGGCCTGCCGCCGGCCGAACCCAGCGGCGTCTACGCCCTGCGCCTGCCCCAGCCGGCCGCCTCGCGCACCCGCCTGCTGCTGGAATTCCTCAAGGACCGCTTCGGCCCGCTGCCGCCCTGGGACCTGGCGCTGCAGGCCGGCTTCGGCAGATAG
- the efp gene encoding elongation factor P has protein sequence MKTAQEMKANNVALIDGQPWLIQKAEFTKSGRNSAIVKMKLRNLINGSKTETVYKADDKMEQVILDRKEVTLSYISGEDYVFMDPEYNSYELRAEDLESVLPFIEEGMTDVCEAVFFEGKVISVDLPTTIVRQVVYTETAARGDTSGKVMKPAKLRNGTEVKVADFVNIDDWIEIDTRDGSYKGRTQAPA, from the coding sequence ATGAAAACCGCACAAGAAATGAAGGCCAACAACGTTGCTCTGATCGACGGCCAGCCGTGGCTGATCCAGAAGGCCGAGTTCACCAAGTCCGGTCGTAACAGCGCCATCGTCAAGATGAAGCTGCGCAACCTGATCAACGGCTCCAAGACCGAGACCGTTTACAAGGCCGACGACAAGATGGAGCAGGTCATCCTCGATCGCAAGGAAGTGACCCTGTCCTACATCAGCGGCGAGGACTACGTGTTCATGGATCCGGAGTACAACTCCTATGAACTGCGTGCGGAAGATCTGGAGAGCGTCCTGCCGTTCATCGAGGAAGGCATGACCGACGTCTGCGAAGCCGTGTTCTTCGAAGGCAAGGTGATTTCCGTCGACCTGCCGACCACCATCGTGCGTCAGGTCGTCTACACCGAAACCGCTGCCCGTGGCGACACCAGCGGCAAGGTGATGAAGCCGGCCAAGCTGCGTAACGGCACCGAAGTCAAGGTGGCCGATTTCGTCAACATCGACGACTGGATCGAAATCGACACCCGCGACGGCTCCTACAAGGGTCGTACCCAGGCTCCGGCCTGA
- a CDS encoding DUF2959 domain-containing protein — protein sequence MRRPLSLLFVAALLLLTGCQSAYYAAMEKVGVHKRDILVDRVEEARDAQQEAKEQFRDALERYRSVVQVDGGELEARYDALNREYLASEQSAKAVRARIAAVEDVAEALFDEWEGELAQYSNASLRSASARELARTRQDYRNLIQRMQAAERRIEPVLSVLRDQVLFLKHNLNARAIGALKGEYRTLQGNVDQLLRDMQRAIDESDAFVRRLQGS from the coding sequence ATGCGTCGCCCCCTATCCCTGCTGTTCGTCGCCGCCCTGCTCCTGCTTACGGGCTGCCAGAGCGCCTACTACGCCGCCATGGAAAAGGTCGGTGTGCACAAGCGCGACATCCTCGTCGACCGGGTCGAGGAAGCCCGCGACGCCCAGCAGGAGGCCAAGGAGCAGTTCAGAGATGCGCTCGAGCGCTACCGCAGCGTGGTGCAGGTCGATGGCGGCGAGCTGGAGGCCCGCTACGATGCGCTGAACCGCGAGTACCTGGCCAGCGAGCAAAGCGCCAAGGCGGTGCGGGCGCGCATCGCCGCGGTGGAGGACGTGGCCGAGGCGCTGTTCGACGAATGGGAGGGCGAGCTGGCGCAGTACAGCAACGCCAGCCTGCGCAGTGCCAGCGCCCGCGAGCTGGCGCGCACCCGTCAGGACTACCGCAACCTGATCCAGCGCATGCAGGCGGCGGAACGGCGCATCGAGCCGGTGCTCAGCGTGCTGCGCGACCAGGTGCTGTTCCTCAAGCACAACCTCAATGCCCGCGCCATCGGTGCGCTCAAGGGCGAATACCGCACCCTGCAGGGCAACGTCGACCAGCTGCTGCGCGACATGCAGCGCGCCATCGACGAGTCCGACGCCTTCGTGCGGCGCCTGCAGGGCAGCTGA
- the htpX gene encoding protease HtpX: protein MMRILLFLATNLAVLVIASITLKLLGVDRFTGQNYGSLLIYCAIFGFAGSLVSLFISKWMAKMSTGTEIISQPRTRHEQWLLQTVEQLSREAGIKMPEVGIFPAYEANAFATGWNRNDALVAVSQGLLERFSPDEVRAVLAHEIGHVANGDMVTLSLIQGVVNTFVMFFARIFGTFVDKVVLKNEEGNGIGYFVATIFAELVLGILASIIVMWFSRRREYRADEAGASLAGTGAMISALQRLRAEQGVPVQMPDSMTAFGINGGLKHGLAGLLMSHPPLEDRIEALMQRGR, encoded by the coding sequence ATGATGCGTATTCTGCTGTTCCTGGCCACCAACCTGGCCGTGCTGGTCATTGCCAGCATCACCCTCAAGCTGCTCGGGGTGGATCGCTTCACCGGCCAGAACTACGGCAGCCTGCTGATCTACTGCGCCATCTTCGGCTTCGCCGGCTCGCTGGTCTCGCTGTTCATCTCCAAGTGGATGGCGAAGATGAGCACCGGCACCGAGATCATCAGCCAGCCGCGTACCCGCCACGAGCAGTGGCTGCTGCAGACCGTCGAACAGCTGTCGCGCGAGGCCGGCATCAAGATGCCCGAGGTGGGCATCTTCCCGGCCTACGAGGCCAACGCCTTCGCCACCGGCTGGAACCGCAACGACGCCCTGGTGGCGGTCAGCCAGGGCCTGCTCGAGCGCTTCTCCCCGGATGAGGTGCGCGCGGTGCTGGCCCACGAGATCGGCCACGTGGCCAACGGCGACATGGTGACCCTGAGCCTGATCCAGGGCGTGGTGAACACCTTCGTGATGTTCTTCGCGCGCATCTTCGGCACCTTCGTCGACAAGGTGGTGCTGAAGAACGAGGAAGGCAATGGCATCGGCTACTTCGTGGCGACCATCTTCGCCGAACTGGTGCTCGGCATCCTGGCCAGCATCATCGTCATGTGGTTCTCCCGTCGCCGCGAATACCGCGCCGACGAGGCCGGCGCCAGCCTGGCCGGCACCGGCGCGATGATCAGCGCCCTGCAGCGCCTGCGCGCCGAGCAGGGTGTGCCGGTACAGATGCCCGACAGCATGACCGCCTTCGGCATCAACGGCGGCCTCAAGCACGGCCTGGCCGGCCTGCTGATGAGCCACCCGCCGCTCGAGGACCGCATCGAGGCGCTGATGCAGCGCGGCCGCTGA
- a CDS encoding spermidine synthase encodes MGDYQLLAEVHDDYGVIRVVQAGDYRFLEFGDEVEQSCSYVPDPAWLEYDYTRAMLLGALLPERTERALFLGLGGGNLTMACLRHLPLAAVEAVELRPEVPRLAREFMGLAADPRLSTRVGDARDLLAECAPADLIYLDLYTDTGPASAHIAWGFLETCRERLRPGGWLVINQWSATDGKPLGAALLRGLFRHCYWECPVTEGNVILYVPADNDQVLDMQRLRQRADELAGRVGYGFDAYLGALRAAS; translated from the coding sequence ATGGGCGACTATCAGCTTCTGGCCGAGGTGCACGACGACTACGGGGTGATCCGCGTGGTGCAGGCGGGCGACTACCGTTTCCTCGAGTTCGGCGATGAGGTCGAGCAGAGCTGCAGCTATGTGCCCGATCCGGCCTGGCTGGAGTACGACTACACCCGCGCCATGCTGCTCGGCGCGCTGCTGCCCGAGCGTACCGAGCGGGCGCTGTTCCTCGGCCTTGGCGGGGGTAACCTGACCATGGCCTGCCTGCGCCACCTGCCGCTGGCCGCGGTGGAGGCGGTCGAGCTGCGTCCCGAGGTGCCGCGCCTGGCTCGCGAGTTCATGGGATTGGCCGCCGATCCGCGGCTGAGCACGCGGGTCGGCGACGCCCGCGACCTGCTCGCCGAGTGCGCGCCGGCCGACTTGATCTACCTCGACCTGTATACCGACACCGGTCCGGCGTCGGCGCACATCGCCTGGGGCTTTCTCGAGACCTGCCGCGAGCGTCTGCGGCCCGGCGGCTGGCTGGTGATCAATCAGTGGAGCGCCACCGACGGCAAGCCGCTGGGGGCCGCGCTGCTGAGGGGGCTGTTCCGACATTGCTACTGGGAATGTCCGGTTACCGAGGGCAACGTGATCCTCTACGTGCCGGCCGACAACGATCAGGTGCTCGACATGCAGCGCCTGCGTCAGCGTGCCGACGAGCTGGCAGGCCGCGTCGGCTATGGCTTCGACGCCTATTTGGGGGCGCTGCGCGCGGCCAGCTGA